A DNA window from bacterium contains the following coding sequences:
- a CDS encoding efflux RND transporter permease subunit: MSLSAICIRRPVLAIVLNLVIILFGVIGFTFLGVREYPSIDPPIITVRTSYTGANSDVMESQITEPLEKAINGIAGIRVISSSSSQGTSSITVEFNLDVDLETAANDVRDKVSQAVRQLPQDIDAPPVVSKADANSDAILTLTLQSDTKNQLQVSDYAENVIAERLQTIPGVSGVQIWGQKRYAMRIWMDPAKLASYKLTPLDVKSALDRENIELPGGKIAGNMTELTVRTLGKLVTESDFNNLIIVADGETTIRLQDIGYAILGPENEETILKESGIPMIGLAVVPQPGSNYIDISDEFYKRAEQIKNDLPKDYRLNFAMDNTRFIKRSVEEVKETLFIAIALVILIIFLFFRDWIIAVRPLIDIPVSLIGAFFIMYLSGFSVNVLTLLAIVLATGLVVDDGIVVTENIFKKVEAGMNPMQAAFKGSQEIFFVVISTSITLAAVFMPIIFLQGFVGRLFREFGVVLAGAVLISAFVSLTLTPMLNAKLLRRKQKHTRFYDITEPFFVNLVNSYSSGLNRFMAKKWISVAIMIASFFIIFLAGSRLQSELAPLEDRSLLRITATGPEGASYDYTTRFMNNLVEFVNDSLPEKKVFLTVTAPGFAGTGAVNTGFARVVLTPPEERYRTQQEIANYISANLRRFPEARAFVIQEQTIAVGGGRGGLPVQYVLQAPNFEKLREVVPKFLEEARKDPAFQIVDVNLKFNKPELHISIDRDRARALGVSATDIGQILRLSYSGQRFGYFIMNGKQYQVVGQMSREYRDKPLDLKSLYVRNTKGELIQLDNIVSVTERVAPPQLYHFNRYVSATVSAGLNPGMAMGDGIAAMDKIADKVLDESFSTTLSGPSRDFAESSSNILFAFILALVIIYLVLSAQFESFIDPFIIMLTVPLALAGALLSLWYFDQTLNIFSQIGIIMLIGLVTKNGILIIEFANQRREEGLTVFKAAQEAARLRFRPIVMTSLATVLGALPIALALGAGAKSRVSMGIVVIGGLMFSLALTLFVIPSIYAMMKKELPKGLEESTEYKEESTAEVVS, from the coding sequence ATGAGTTTATCCGCTATTTGTATTCGCCGGCCTGTGTTGGCCATTGTTTTGAATTTGGTCATCATCCTATTCGGCGTTATTGGATTTACTTTCCTCGGAGTACGCGAATATCCTTCGATCGATCCGCCCATCATTACTGTGCGAACGAGTTATACCGGGGCTAATTCGGATGTGATGGAATCGCAGATCACGGAACCCCTGGAAAAGGCAATCAACGGAATAGCCGGAATCCGCGTTATTTCTTCATCGAGCAGCCAAGGTACCAGTAGTATTACGGTTGAATTTAATCTCGATGTGGATTTGGAAACTGCGGCGAATGACGTTCGCGATAAAGTATCTCAAGCTGTCCGTCAGCTTCCGCAGGATATTGATGCGCCCCCCGTCGTGTCCAAAGCCGATGCGAATTCGGATGCAATTCTGACCCTGACCTTGCAAAGCGATACCAAGAACCAGCTTCAGGTCAGCGATTATGCTGAGAATGTAATTGCCGAGAGGCTTCAGACGATTCCCGGAGTCAGCGGCGTTCAGATTTGGGGCCAAAAAAGATATGCGATGCGCATCTGGATGGATCCGGCAAAATTGGCATCCTACAAATTAACACCGCTGGATGTGAAGAGCGCTCTCGACCGCGAAAACATAGAGTTACCCGGAGGTAAAATTGCCGGTAATATGACCGAGTTGACCGTTCGGACATTGGGCAAACTGGTTACGGAAAGTGATTTTAATAATCTGATCATAGTTGCGGACGGCGAGACCACAATCCGATTACAGGATATTGGTTATGCCATTCTCGGCCCGGAAAATGAAGAAACGATATTGAAGGAATCCGGCATTCCGATGATCGGTCTGGCCGTCGTACCGCAACCGGGCAGCAACTACATCGATATCTCGGACGAATTCTACAAGCGCGCCGAACAAATAAAAAACGATCTGCCGAAAGATTACCGCCTGAATTTTGCGATGGATAATACGCGGTTTATCAAAAGATCCGTTGAAGAAGTTAAGGAAACGCTTTTCATCGCAATAGCGCTGGTGATCCTGATAATTTTCCTGTTTTTCAGAGATTGGATTATCGCCGTGCGTCCTTTAATTGACATTCCCGTTTCTTTGATCGGAGCTTTTTTTATTATGTATCTATCCGGATTTTCTGTAAATGTTTTGACTCTTTTGGCGATTGTGTTGGCAACGGGTCTTGTTGTGGACGACGGCATCGTTGTAACTGAAAATATTTTCAAGAAAGTGGAGGCCGGGATGAATCCGATGCAGGCCGCCTTCAAAGGCTCTCAGGAAATATTCTTTGTGGTCATTTCCACCTCCATTACATTGGCGGCCGTGTTCATGCCGATTATTTTTCTTCAGGGATTTGTGGGACGCCTCTTCCGCGAGTTCGGGGTTGTGCTTGCGGGCGCCGTTCTGATTTCCGCTTTTGTATCGCTGACCCTCACGCCCATGCTTAACGCAAAATTACTTCGCCGTAAACAAAAGCATACCCGCTTTTATGATATCACGGAACCGTTTTTTGTGAATCTGGTTAATTCATACAGCAGCGGACTAAACCGTTTTATGGCCAAGAAATGGATATCTGTTGCAATCATGATCGCGTCCTTTTTCATCATATTTTTGGCAGGATCGCGCCTGCAATCCGAACTGGCGCCTCTGGAAGATCGCAGTTTATTACGTATAACGGCGACGGGGCCTGAAGGCGCTTCGTACGATTATACGACTCGTTTTATGAATAATTTGGTGGAATTTGTTAATGATTCTCTTCCTGAGAAAAAAGTGTTTCTGACTGTAACCGCGCCGGGGTTTGCCGGAACCGGCGCCGTTAATACGGGCTTTGCCCGCGTGGTGCTGACTCCTCCGGAGGAAAGGTATCGCACACAACAGGAGATCGCGAATTATATTTCTGCGAATTTGCGCCGCTTCCCGGAAGCGCGTGCGTTTGTTATTCAGGAACAAACGATCGCAGTAGGCGGCGGACGCGGCGGACTTCCGGTACAATACGTCTTACAAGCGCCTAATTTTGAAAAACTAAGAGAGGTGGTTCCTAAATTTTTGGAAGAAGCGCGAAAAGACCCTGCGTTTCAAATCGTCGACGTCAATCTTAAATTTAATAAGCCCGAACTGCACATCAGTATCGATCGTGACCGCGCGCGCGCATTGGGGGTATCGGCAACGGATATCGGACAAATTCTGCGCCTGTCGTACAGCGGACAGCGGTTTGGATATTTTATTATGAACGGGAAGCAGTACCAGGTCGTGGGCCAGATGAGCCGTGAATACCGCGACAAACCGCTGGACCTGAAATCGCTGTATGTGAGAAATACCAAGGGTGAATTAATTCAATTAGATAATATCGTTTCGGTAACCGAACGTGTAGCCCCGCCGCAGTTATATCATTTTAATCGTTACGTATCGGCAACCGTTTCCGCCGGCCTCAATCCCGGCATGGCCATGGGTGACGGAATCGCTGCAATGGACAAAATTGCCGATAAAGTTCTGGACGAATCGTTCAGCACCACGCTCAGCGGGCCTTCACGTGACTTTGCCGAGAGTTCATCCAATATTCTTTTTGCATTTATTCTGGCGCTTGTGATCATCTATCTTGTGCTCTCTGCACAGTTTGAAAGTTTTATCGATCCGTTCATCATCATGTTAACGGTGCCGCTGGCTTTAGCCGGGGCGTTATTGTCCCTTTGGTATTTTGATCAAACGCTGAATATTTTCAGTCAGATCGGTATTATTATGCTCATCGGACTGGTTACGAAGAACGGTATTTTGATCATTGAGTTTGCAAATCAGCGACGGGAAGAAGGATTAACTGTTTTCAAAGCCGCGCAGGAGGCTGCGAGATTGCGTTTTCGTCCAATCGTGATGACAAGCCTTGCGACCGTTCTGGGCGCCCTGCCGATTGCCCTTGCGTTAGGCGCAGGAGCAAAGAGCCGTGTATCGATGGGCATTGTAGTGATCGGCGGGCTCATGTTTTCGCTGGCGCTGACGCTGTTTGTGATTCCGTCAATTTATGCGATGATGAAAAAAGAATTGCCGAAGGGCTTAGAAGAATCAACTGAATACAAAGAAGAATCAACAGCAGAAGTAGTGAGTTAG
- a CDS encoding Crp/Fnr family transcriptional regulator, with amino-acid sequence MTKKYIIPMCDSCESRFDSIFAELKPSDLAQIAQNKCGNIYKKDQIIFYEGHVATGLYCINKGRVKVYKMNHEGKQQIIRLAKEGDIIGYSSMITGDAYSSSAEALEDALVCFIPKSVFLNIVQSNSDLFMKLIQLLSRDMKETENRFVTMAQNTVRERLAETLLMLKEFCGHDDFGLNIVMSRQDIANIVGTSTETTIRLLADFKDEKLIDFIGKKIKILNQRALIKTANLSD; translated from the coding sequence ATGACCAAAAAATATATTATACCGATGTGCGATTCGTGCGAGTCGCGGTTTGATTCCATCTTTGCGGAATTGAAACCTTCCGATTTAGCACAGATTGCGCAAAATAAATGCGGCAATATTTATAAAAAAGATCAAATCATTTTTTATGAAGGTCATGTGGCAACCGGGCTCTACTGTATTAATAAAGGCAGAGTAAAGGTTTATAAAATGAACCACGAGGGGAAACAGCAGATCATACGCCTTGCCAAGGAAGGCGACATTATCGGTTACTCGTCCATGATAACCGGCGATGCGTATTCTTCTTCAGCGGAAGCGCTGGAAGACGCCTTGGTTTGTTTTATACCTAAAAGCGTTTTTCTGAATATCGTTCAGTCAAATTCAGACCTTTTTATGAAATTGATCCAGCTTCTATCACGGGATATGAAAGAAACAGAAAATCGTTTTGTTACCATGGCGCAGAATACGGTACGTGAAAGATTGGCAGAGACCTTACTAATGCTGAAAGAATTTTGCGGGCATGACGACTTTGGATTGAATATTGTCATGTCGCGGCAGGACATCGCCAATATTGTTGGAACATCAACCGAAACGACGATACGGCTGCTGGCGGATTTCAAAGATGAGAAATTGATCGATTTTATCGGAAAGAAAATAAAAATTTTGAACCAACGCGCCTTGATCAAAACGGCGAACTTATCGGATTAG
- a CDS encoding biotin/lipoyl-binding protein, whose amino-acid sequence MKYKVSNDSKVYDIEIVENGDRLKVRIGKETVQELDVDFKTVGKGSVHSMLLGSDSFRVIIDKKMSTHKVYTRGHRFEYSVEDERTFLLRSLIGQTHAKTGGEVNAPIPGLVTKILLNEGDAVAQGQGVMILEAMKMENEIKSSVDGTIKKLNVKPGHNVEKGQALFVIELNVS is encoded by the coding sequence ATGAAGTACAAAGTGTCTAACGACAGCAAAGTATACGATATCGAGATTGTCGAAAACGGCGACCGTCTCAAAGTTCGCATCGGAAAAGAAACCGTGCAGGAATTGGACGTTGATTTCAAAACCGTCGGAAAAGGATCCGTTCATTCGATGCTTCTCGGCAGCGATTCTTTCCGTGTGATCATTGATAAAAAAATGAGTACCCACAAGGTGTACACCCGCGGCCACCGTTTCGAGTACAGCGTGGAAGATGAACGCACCTTTCTCCTTCGATCACTGATCGGTCAAACGCATGCGAAAACCGGCGGTGAAGTCAATGCCCCGATTCCCGGTCTTGTAACAAAAATACTTCTCAACGAAGGCGATGCCGTAGCGCAAGGCCAGGGCGTTATGATCCTCGAGGCGATGAAAATGGAAAATGAGATCAAGTCGTCCGTTGACGGAACCATTAAAAAGTTGAATGTAAAGCCCGGGCATAATGTAGAAAAGGGACAAGCTCTTTTTGTAATCGAATTAAACGTGTCCTGA
- a CDS encoding SDR family oxidoreductase, protein MKYYIISGGGSGIGRAIAQKLSPDHTVILCGRNLENLEDTLSSLENPSHHKILTMDVRSLQSVQEAAQKFSFPSLDGIIANAGIGGANFFGQDDRWNDIIETNLSGTYYFVNCFLPFLRKSSGEFKHITIISSILARLGVSKYSAYCASKAGLLGLMRSWAMELAPEKILVNAICPGWVNTDMAQNGLEEIAQGLDITKDQFYQIAMQSVPLGKMSEPKEIAELTSYLLRQTSMTGQTLDINNGAIMNS, encoded by the coding sequence ATGAAATATTACATCATCTCCGGCGGCGGTTCCGGTATCGGCCGCGCCATCGCACAGAAACTTTCCCCGGATCATACCGTGATCCTCTGTGGACGAAATTTAGAAAACCTTGAAGATACGTTATCATCATTGGAAAATCCGTCGCACCATAAAATTCTCACGATGGATGTCCGTTCCCTGCAAAGCGTACAGGAGGCGGCGCAAAAATTTTCATTCCCTTCGTTAGACGGAATTATTGCCAATGCGGGGATCGGCGGCGCTAATTTCTTCGGCCAAGATGATCGTTGGAACGACATTATCGAAACGAATCTATCGGGAACATATTATTTCGTCAACTGCTTTTTGCCATTCCTCCGGAAAAGTTCGGGTGAATTCAAACATATTACGATCATTTCTTCTATTCTTGCGCGGCTCGGCGTTTCGAAGTATTCAGCCTATTGTGCAAGCAAAGCGGGGCTGCTCGGCCTGATGAGAAGCTGGGCGATGGAACTGGCGCCGGAAAAGATACTCGTTAACGCGATCTGTCCAGGCTGGGTCAATACGGACATGGCGCAGAACGGATTGGAAGAAATAGCGCAAGGGCTCGATATTACCAAAGATCAGTTTTATCAGATCGCCATGCAATCCGTTCCTCTCGGAAAAATGTCCGAGCCGAAAGAAATCGCGGAACTCACCTCTTATTTGCTCCGGCAAACAAGTATGACCGGGCAAACCCTGGATATCAATAACGGCGCAATCATGAACAGCTGA
- a CDS encoding NAD-dependent epimerase/dehydratase family protein, translated as MPSLRNAGLRNNLKALVTGATGFIGSHLVELLLAKGYEVICTVRPTSDLIWLKGLNIRLVQGDITDRESLVVPVKEADYIFHVGGITKAKKEAEYYKVNADGSRMLYEVCLEHNPGIKKIVHLSSLAAGGPAQIGRPRVETDADSPLTFYGKSKLEGEKYAVQYSKFLPITILRPPAVYGPREKDIFFYFQLISKHLKPQLGWSKKYLSLVHVTDLVNAALLSAESPKSHGQIYYVDDGCIYTWQDLSSEIQNAIQTWTLPLLVPEWLIAAAAYVSEALASLSSKPALLNKQKIIELKQKSWATSSDKIRNDLGFQSEYDLKKGCTETVKWYREHGWIKLK; from the coding sequence ATACCGTCTTTACGAAATGCAGGTTTAAGGAATAATTTGAAAGCACTTGTTACCGGCGCAACCGGTTTTATAGGAAGTCATTTAGTTGAATTATTGCTCGCTAAAGGATACGAAGTCATTTGTACGGTACGTCCGACCAGCGATCTGATTTGGCTCAAAGGGCTGAATATCAGGTTAGTCCAAGGCGACATCACCGACCGTGAATCGCTCGTTGTGCCGGTCAAAGAAGCGGATTATATTTTCCATGTCGGGGGCATTACCAAAGCGAAAAAGGAAGCGGAATATTATAAAGTCAATGCCGACGGCTCGCGTATGCTATATGAAGTCTGCCTTGAGCATAATCCGGGAATTAAAAAAATCGTTCATCTAAGCAGTTTAGCCGCGGGTGGGCCGGCGCAGATCGGCCGGCCACGAGTGGAAACCGATGCAGATTCGCCGCTCACGTTTTACGGTAAGAGCAAACTGGAAGGCGAAAAGTACGCGGTTCAATACAGTAAATTTCTTCCGATTACGATTCTCCGGCCTCCGGCAGTTTATGGCCCGAGAGAAAAGGATATATTCTTTTATTTTCAGTTGATCAGTAAACATCTTAAGCCGCAATTAGGATGGAGTAAGAAGTACCTCAGTTTGGTTCATGTCACGGACCTGGTGAATGCGGCTCTGCTTTCGGCTGAATCGCCGAAAAGTCACGGGCAGATTTATTATGTGGATGACGGATGCATTTACACCTGGCAGGATTTGAGCAGTGAAATACAAAACGCAATACAGACTTGGACTCTGCCGCTGCTGGTTCCAGAATGGCTCATCGCCGCGGCAGCCTATGTAAGTGAAGCGTTGGCGTCGTTGTCTTCTAAACCCGCTTTGCTGAACAAACAGAAAATAATTGAACTAAAACAAAAGTCCTGGGCAACTTCTTCAGATAAAATTCGTAATGATCTCGGTTTCCAAAGCGAGTATGACCTGAAAAAAGGTTGCACGGAAACTGTGAAGTGGTATCGCGAACACGGCTGGATAAAACTAAAATAA